From a single Nicotiana tomentosiformis chromosome 2, ASM39032v3, whole genome shotgun sequence genomic region:
- the LOC104112860 gene encoding uncharacterized protein — protein sequence MNPNFDNLLLQSLMGRLQIRPPPSTSIPPPFLSPQSLEDLLFNNLPSDDDEEEDQDFSSSSKSELSKEESRLEKQIIRTILSGKIETLKPNSGQAVTIGEHHICVGFHEDPGSDYRVWEWHGHIMLFDEENGYTPEYIYGNYFERVTTVKVTKKKQEEEEEEVEKEEKVGNLGLKELIESGDSNSEGRILRRNMNAGSPRV from the coding sequence ATGAATCCCAATTTCGATAATCTCCTTCTCCAATCATTAATGGGTCGACTCCAAATTCGTCCTCCTCCTTCAACTTCAATCCCACCGCCTTTTCTTTCACCTCAATCCCTCGAAGACCTTCTCTTCAACAATCTCCCTTCCGATGACGACGAAGAAGAAGATCAAGACTTTAGTTCCTCTtcaaaatccgagctctcaaaggaAGAATCCCGTCTTGAAAAACAAATTATCCGTACAATCCTCAGCGGAAAAATTGAAACTTTGAAACCCAATTCGGGTCAGGCTGTAACGATTGGGGAGCATCATATTTGTGTCGGGTTTCATGAGGACCCGGGTTCGGATTATCGGGTATGGGAATGGCATGGTCATATTATGCTGTTTGATGAGGAAAATGGGTATACGCCTGAGTATATTTATGGGAATTATTTTGAAAGAGTTACTACTGTTAAGGTGACGAAGAAGaagcaagaggaggaggaagaggaagtTGAGAAAGAGGAGAAAGTTGGGAATTTAGGGTTGAAGGAGTTGATTGAATCGGGTGACTCTAATAGTGAGGGT